The Williamwhitmania taraxaci nucleotide sequence TGGGTAAAATCAACTTGGACACACCCGTAAGTCATTATTTAAAGAGATGGCAACTACCGCCAAGTGACTTTGATAATGAACAAGTAACTGTAAGAAGATTATTAAGCCACACAGCAGGTTTAACAGACGGACTTGGTTATAACGGCTTTGAAAATCGGGATTCTATTCAAACAATTGAAGCTTCACTTACCAAAGCAACGGATGCAGATACTGGATTAAGTGGAGAAGTAAAAGTAGGAATTGAGCCAAATTCTAAATGGAAATATTCTGGTGGTGGTTTCACGCTATTACAATTATTAGTTGAGGAAACAAGCGGTCAATCTTTCAATGATTTTATGAAACTGAATGTGTTTCAACCATTGAATATGACTAGCAGTACATACATTTTGAATGATTCATTAACCAATAGACTGTGTGAGTTTTATAATTCCAATAATACTGCGGCACCACATTTTTATTACACTTCTTTAGCAGCTACTTCGTTATATACTTCATTGGCCGACTTGGAGATATTTTTTCAGCTATTTGTAAAAGGCAATAACGGAGAACTTATTGGCAGAGGTCAAATAAGCCCTGAATCTTTAACATTAATGAGAAAATCACATTGGGACGAAATGGGTGAAGCAATATATGGTTTGGGCACTATGCTATACATTGACATTGAAAATGATGAAAATATTTTTGGGCACGATGGAAAAAGTACGCCACCAATTAATACGGCAATAAGGATAAATCCAAATACAGGTGACGGAATAATTGTTTTAGAAACAGGTAATCTGGATTTAGCTACAAGATTAGCAAGCGACTGGGTATTTTTAGAAACAGGGAAAACAGATACTCTACTTTTTACTATGCTACTTGGAACAATGACCAAGATTATATTAATTGGATTAATTGTAATTAGCATTCTAATATTCGGACTAGGAATATGGCGTAAGAAAAGAAAAACTACCGCCAATAAATTGGCCTTTAAACGGCACGAAGTGCCCAATTAAACGAATCAGTATTAATTAACCATCACAAACAACTATAGTATGAACAAACGCAATGTATTTATTACCGCCACCTTAATGGTGCTTCTTATTGGAGTGGGCGCATGTAAAAAGGACAGCTCAAAGAGTGCCGATGGCCCTAAAGTTTCGGATGCATGCCAGCTCATTTCACAAACCGTAGCAGGAAGTATTTCGGGCGAAACTTACACCTCCTTCGAGAGCAAAGAAACGGCGTCTGTTGGGCTGAAAATGTGTGACTATTACACATCCGACATCGGCTTGTTTCATATTGGCCTAACACAAACATTGGCCATTACAAACTCAGGCATTAAAACGGCCAAAGGGTTTTATGATGCAATGAAAACAAATTACCCCAACCGCACGATGGTTACCGGTGTGGGCGACGAAGCATTTTTCGATAATGCAACTGGCACTATTTACATACTGTATACCAACGATTATTACATAACGATTAACATTAAACAATCCTATACACCTCATTCGAATAATCCCTGGACTCCAGCCCAACTGGACGAAAAGAGAAAGGCTGCCGGATTAAAGGCAATTGAAGCGTTAAAGAACATAGTGGATAAGTAGTATTAACCAACACGCCGCATAAAACATTGGGGTTTAACTGGGTATTCTAGTATTCTGCCACGCATCAAGTTCGGTGTAGTTGTACAAGAAATTAGCCACGCAAACCCCAAATTTCAACCCACCAATCGCTGCACACTAATAATTCCAAAACCTTAAATACCTTCGAATATGAAAATCGGAATCATCTTAGAAACAAAGGAGTTTGAAAAAGCATGGAATGCTTTTCGATTCGCAGTTACAGCCAAAAAACAAGGCCACGAAGTAAAGGTGTTTCTAATGGGAGAGGCCGTTGAGTGCGAAGGGTTAACCCATACGCAATATAACGTCGACGAACAGCTAAAAGCATTTGTGAATATTGGCGGCGAAATACTTGCCTGCGGAACATGCTTAAAATCGCGCCAGCTAAACGAAACCGACGCTTGTCCCATTTCTACAATGATAGATTGTGTAAACCTAGTTGTGTGGGCCGATAAAACCGTAACCTTTTAACGATTACAAACCGCTCGGTTCGTAAATACCGCAACACAACCCAATATGGGTTTGTATAAGGTTTTAACGCATATGTAAAACTCTAAAAAGGCGCAAGCGAGCCTATATATTACGGTGGTTTGAAGGACTTTAGAATAACTATTTAAAACTAAAATGATGGAGATTAACGAAAAACTAAAAACATTTGATGACAATAAGCTTATTGATATTGTAAAGAATTACAG carries:
- a CDS encoding serine hydrolase domain-containing protein, producing MKRIIKYLFTFVLIAVLWCIVVLFGTLNGWWHKPFTKSNDPELFAVAVNQKIEKEFVGNFAMSIMKGGIVGKELFYSKNKKVDKNTIFQVASLSKFVSAVGVMKLVEMGKINLDTPVSHYLKRWQLPPSDFDNEQVTVRRLLSHTAGLTDGLGYNGFENRDSIQTIEASLTKATDADTGLSGEVKVGIEPNSKWKYSGGGFTLLQLLVEETSGQSFNDFMKLNVFQPLNMTSSTYILNDSLTNRLCEFYNSNNTAAPHFYYTSLAATSLYTSLADLEIFFQLFVKGNNGELIGRGQISPESLTLMRKSHWDEMGEAIYGLGTMLYIDIENDENIFGHDGKSTPPINTAIRINPNTGDGIIVLETGNLDLATRLASDWVFLETGKTDTLLFTMLLGTMTKIILIGLIVISILIFGLGIWRKKRKTTANKLAFKRHEVPN
- a CDS encoding DsrE/DsrF/TusD sulfur relay family protein, with amino-acid sequence MKIGIILETKEFEKAWNAFRFAVTAKKQGHEVKVFLMGEAVECEGLTHTQYNVDEQLKAFVNIGGEILACGTCLKSRQLNETDACPISTMIDCVNLVVWADKTVTF